The Chrysoperla carnea chromosome X, inChrCarn1.1, whole genome shotgun sequence genome includes a region encoding these proteins:
- the LOC123303097 gene encoding erlin-2-like codes for MEQTKRTKKVVEKDAETERKKAIIEAEKVAQVAKIQYEQKVMEKESLQRIALIEDEMHLARQKSRTDAEFYQAQRHAEANQLLLTPEYLELRKYETLAQNSKIYFGNSIPNMFVSSTMMNHESKPSTASTSSDVTDTDTSSSGPGQKTK; via the exons ATGGAACAAACGAAACGAACAAAGAag gTTGTCGAAAAAGACGCAGAAACCGAACGGAAAAAAGCAATAATCGAAGCTGAAAAAGTCGCTCAAGTAGCGAAAATTCAATACGAACAGAAAGTAATGGAAAAAGAATCATTACAACGCATAGCACTTATTGAAGATGAAATGCATCTGGCGCGACAGAAAAGTCGAACAGATGCTGAATTCTATCAAGCACAACGACATGCTGAAGCGAATCAATTGTTATTAACACCAGAATATCTAGAATTAAGAAAATATGAGACTCTAGcacaaaatagtaaaatttattttggtaataGTATACCAAATATGTTTGTATCAAGTACGATGATGAATCATGAATCAAAACCATCCACAGCATCCACGTCAAGTGATGTTACCGATACCGATACATCATCATCAGGTCCAGGTCAAAAGACCAAATAA
- the LOC123303099 gene encoding ragulator complex protein LAMTOR3-A-like: protein MVEIKFIEQELKKYMNTLLNRVHGLHCILISDRDGVPVVKVTSDKVPELAQRPTFLSTFALASDQGSKLGLGKNKTLICMYSQYQVIQFNKLPLVINLIASSEANTGHCLALEEYLEPILNDLKTAVIEP from the exons ATGGTTGAA attaaatttattgaacagGAATTAAAGAAGTACATGAACACGTTACTAAACAG agtTCATGGATTGCATTGCATATTAATTTCGGATAGGGATGGTGTCCCAGTTGTTAAAG TAACAAGTGATAAAGTTCCTGAACTAGCGCAACGTCCAACATTTCTCTCAACATTTGCGTTAGCTTCGGATCAAGGCAGTAAACTTGGTttaggtaaaaataaaacattgatttGTATGTATTCCCAATATCAAGTgattcaattcaataaattaccGCTTGTGATCAATTTGATTGCAAGTAGTGAAGCTAACACAGGTCATTGTCTTGCTTTAGAAGAATAtcttgaaccgattttaaatgatttaaaaactgCTGTTATTGAACcttaa